ttgccaaTTGCTTTCTATTCAGACTCTGTACTTGAGCGAGAAACTGTAGCTTGTTTCCTAGCACTCCAAGTAACAAGATTACCACCATAAAATATAGCATATCCCCCGGTTGATCGTCGATCATCAGAATTACCTGCCCAGTCCGCATCAGAAAAGGCTGTCAATAGATCAGGAGACGCATTAGGTCGCCTCAGTGATAAACCATCTGACAATGTCCCCTGAATATAACGAAATATACGCTTAACAGCAGACCAGTGAGTACACCGAGGAGCATGAAGGTATTGACACACCTTATTGACTGCAAAAGATAAGTCAGGTCGTGTCATGGTGAGATACTGAAGACCACCGACTATACTGTGATATCTAGTCGATTCTTCAGATGATAGAGGAGTACCATCAGTAGAAGATAGCTTATCCGAGGAAATCATAGGTGTGGAAGCCGGACTGCACTTCAAGAGACCAGCACGTCTGAGCAACTCCAAGGCATACTTACGCTGACTAAGAAGAATGCAACCCTCCCTAATACGAACCTCAATACCAAGAAAATAATGTAACTGAGCAAAAGAACTGCGCAACTGATGAATAAGGCGATCAATAGCAGCACTTGTGGAACTGACCACAataatgtcatcaacatataCCAGAAGGAAAGGGTAAGATCACGACGTCTCAGTATAAAGAGAGACGTGTCAGCTGTAGAGGCTGTAAAGCCAAGACCACACAGTACAGAACTCAACCGAGCATGCCACGCACGAGGAGCTTGTTTCAGCCCATAAAGCGCTTTATCAAGACGACACAAGTAACCAGGTTGACTCGTATCCTCAAAACCAGGAGGTTGGCGCATAAAAACTTCCTCCTCGAGAACTCCTTGTAAGAATGCATTTTGTATATCAAGTTGTCGAAGATGCCAACCATAAGTAAGGGCCATAGAGAGCAACAGACGAATAGTAGTAGGCTTGACGACAGGACTGAaggtatcttcataatcaagaccaTATCGCTGTTTAAACCCTTTGGCAACAAGACGAGCCTTATACCTCTCAATAGAACCATCAGACTTTTGCTTGATCTTGAAGACCCATTTAGAGTCAATAATATTCACCCCTGGGACTGGGGGAACCAAGTGCCACGTCTTGTTGTTTTGGAGAGCCGAGAACTCAGTCTCCATAGCATCACGCCAGTGTGGACAAGCCATAGCCTCTCGATGATCACGAGGTTCAGTCCGAGTGAGATCAGCTGTATGTGCCAGACGAATAGCTTGCCATGCAATAGTACCGTCAGTACGCTGCTTTGGATTTCGAATACCACGCTGTAGTCGAGTAACAACCCCAGTCGGAGCAGGTGCAGGTTCAGGAGATGATAACAAGCTAGATTGCACCGGCTTATTCAAAGAATCGAGCTCTAGCTCAGCTGTACCAGAAGTAGCCTCGCTATGAAACAGTGTCGCCGGCCCGGTCGAGGAAGCGCTGAGGGAGCCAGCGCGAACGGGAGTAAAGAAATCATCCGCCGCGGCCTGTACTGCATGGGGGTGTAGCAGCGCGTGACCGCGATTATTTTCCTGGGACCGATCAATTTGCTGATCGTTGTTCTGGCACTGATTGCCGTCCTGGCGCTGGGAATCATTATGGCCAGCATCCATGCAATCATCTAGGAGTTCCAACCTTGCGCCTTGGCCATATCCTGCACCATGGTTAGCTAAGAGCGAAGGTGTATAGGCAGCATCATCAAATTGGTCAGAATTAAGGAGTAGCGTGGAGGATGTAGGTGGAGTATAGGTGGATGGTAGTTGTGAAAACGGAAACACGTTCTCGTCAAAAACGACATCGCGGGAGATATACACCCGATTTGTAGGAACATGTAAACATTTGTAGCCTTTATGGAGAGCGCTATAGCCAAGAAAAACACACTTTTTGGATCGAAACTCAAGTTTACGATTGTTGTATGGTCGAAGATGTGGCCAACAAGCGCAGCCAAACACTTTTAGGAAAGTATAATCAGGAACTTCTCCTAGTAAGCGTTCTAGTGGAGTTTGCATGGATATGACACGACTGGGAAGTCTATTAATGAGAAAACAAGCAGTCGAGAAAGCGTCACTCCAGAAACGATACGGAACTGAAGCATGAGCAATGTGAGACCAGTTTCAACGATGTGACGATGCTTTCGTTCAGCAGTACCATTTTGTTGATGTGTATGGGGGCAAGAAACACGATGGGAAACTCCAATATCAGTGAAGAATTTGTGTAACCTATGATACTCGCCGCCCCAATCAGTTTGAACATGTAGTATCTTTTTATTGAGAAGATGTTCAACATGTTGTTGAAATTGAAGAAATATTTGGAAAACATCTGACTTGTGTTTAAGAAGATATAACCATGTAAAACGACTATAAGCATCGATAAAGCTAACATAATACTGATGACCACTAGTAGAAGTTTgggcaggaccccatacatcggAATATATGATCTCAAGTGGTGATGTAGTAACACGACTAGAAACAGAAAATGGCAACTGGCGACTTTTGCCTTGCTGGCAAGCATCACAAATTACATCTTTATTAACTGACTCTGATGGAAGTTCATAACGATGCAGAATATGCTGGACTATCTGAGTAGCTGGATGACCTAAGCGCGAGTGCCACCTTGAACGGGACACCTTGGTACTGCTGAAAACATGCTTGAAGGGAGACGAGACATCAAGATTATAGAGACCTCCACGGCATCCCCCTCTAAGCAGAATTTCCCTCGTAACTCGATCCTTGACAAAGAAATACCAAGGGTGAAATTCAAAGAAAACATTATTGTCACGAGAGAATTTTTTAACGGACAAGAGATTGCGAGTAACGGAAGGCACGTGAAGAACATCTTTTAAGTGTAAGGGCTGTGATGGTGTACGAAGAATAGACTGACCAATATGAGTAATGCGCATACCTGCTCCATTAGCTGTATGAACATGATCCTTGCCTTGGTATTGCTCCTTCATATGGAGCTTGTCAAGCTCATTGGTAAGGTGATCTGTAGCGCCGGTATCGGCATACCAGCTGGGATCAACGGGGTAGGATGGTGTAGACCCGTGAGTAGTCGCAGAAAATGCAGCAATTTGCTTGTCCATGTACCGGCCATCATTGCCCGCCCCAAGAAAATTGCGTTGAAAACGCTTAAAACAGCAGGACGCAACATGGCCTACTTTGGAGCAGATTTGACAAGTCGGACGTGTGCCACCACCGCCACCTTGATAACCAGAACCACCGCCATGAGGAGCCCGGTCACTGGGACGACCATTGGGTGAGGGTGATGGGGTGTAGGAGGGCTTGAAGGACTGCTTCCCTTGCTGGCGCGGATCAGGACGGTAAGAAGGCTGGTAAGGTGTTTTGCCACCACCTCCTGATCGAGCAGTGTAATGTGCACTCATGTTTACGTCAGCACTAATTTCAGCTTTTCTTCCTTCCATGCGTTGCTCAGTATTCAACATCTGTGCATAGATGTCACGCACAGGCATGGGATCTGTGAGTGCACGGGCTGATACTATCTGGACAAGCGCATCGTAGTCCTCATCAAGACCATTCATCAAGTATCCAGTGAGTTCCGCCGGCCTAAGCGGTTCGCCGATGGATGTCAGCGTGTCCGACATGGACTTCACCTTGTTGAAATAGGTAGTCACCGAGGAGTCCAACTTCTTCACCTTGTTGAGGGCGCCTCGGATTTGCATGGCGCGGGCCGTCGACTGCGACGCATAGCTCGACGCAAGAGTAGACCAGGCTTCATGGGAAGTAGATGCAAAGAGGATGATCCCCTGCACTGATTCGGTAGAGGTGGATATGATGGCTGAGAGTATTGCCGCATCTTGCTGGTGCCACGCGGTAAATTCAGGATTGTTGATCATGGGAGGAGCCTTGGCGTCGCTGGCCACCGCAGGGTTCGCGATAGTCTCCGGCGGACACGGGAAAGTGCCATCGATGAAACCGGTGAGAAGATGACTGCGAAGCACAGGGTATACTTGAGCCTTCCAGAAAAGATAGTTGTCCGGAGTAAGCCGGGTGGTGATCATCGGAGCAAAATTGAAGGGCCCCGACAATGTAGGTGATGACGAAGACGAACCCGCGCTGAAGTTCAGCGAGGGGTTTGAGAGCCTTGAGGAGCTTGACTTGGACCCAACTGATTCAGCGGAGAGTGCCGGAGAGGACTCCATGACTGCAGCGGAGAAGGGTAGCGCCGATCGTGGAAGTCGACGGCGTTGCGATCGTGGAGGAGCGACGAAGATCCGATCTAGGTTTGCAAAACcgtcggctctgataccataacAAAATACGTGTAGAGTAGATGATTGTAGGGTAGTGCACGGTACCAAACTTGGTCCGGCCTGGTATGTGTATATATAGGGGTAAGCTTTACATGGTACAAGTACATGAGTCGGTTTATCAAACCGTGTCAAACTACAACTAGTCTATGATTAGTATCTACCATAATACATAGTTTATCACCGGCGAGACTACGCACAAACCATACAAAGAGAGGATCCGTGAGGCCGAAGAATGATGAATTTGAGTCCTACCTGGTAGCAGAACAATTTGAGACTAATCAATGGACGGAAATCCACCTCCGCCCTCTCCAAAAAGAGAAGGATTGAGAGGAGAAAAATATAGAAAGAGAACATGAAGAGGGGCGGCTTATTGATGTTTCAATTCTGGCTGCTTGGAGTAAAGCTCGATGGGAATACATCCGGCAACACCAGCAGATCCAGTCAAACAGAGACATCGGGAAGGTTGCTCGAGAGGGGAAACCGACCGGTTCGAAGAAGAGAGAACCGAAGGGTTCTTCAAATACACCATCGCCGTGACAATCAGCTGGTGTCAGCCATTaaacgaatatcctccgccgtcacgatcttccgatagtgctctccacctggggtaaggacctcggtaataaagaatcccgcgatttcctcttgaattgcttttatttgatccgctgttatgagagtgtcccgcaggcgtgtcatctatatttaaaaaaggagatcaatatatgaatggaactcaatacaatagatggtactaattaagattaattgtgaaaatttgttatcgtacacgagtgtggtgtatttgggcatccccacccttgggacaggacatgtcacgcatgaaggtgcagacgtagtatccacataagttattcccttgttcctgcctcatacactttacgaaaaaatagttcgatcaaactaataatcaagcatcgtattgaaagtaaatatcatatataaagtttcacggacatagctatatatatagtactacttacagggtaatctctaaatgtaagctccggtttccattcacccggaacagtattgatgaaccgtttccaagccctgcccggcaaaaaataatgagtaaatgagtaattgattagttgatgatatcttcgaattagagcagatgaagatgccaatacgaaattgattgaaactacctctggaggatggcagccatgtccgcccattccgcatattctttacgtttcgagtccatgacgtttacgactccaaggtgaagatcaatgattaggagaataaagtggaaactgcacaagcatagctcaatgattacgagaataaagtggaaggtgcaca
This Lolium perenne isolate Kyuss_39 chromosome 1, Kyuss_2.0, whole genome shotgun sequence DNA region includes the following protein-coding sequences:
- the LOC139834973 gene encoding uncharacterized protein — protein: MESSPALSAESVGSKSSSSRLSNPSLNFSAGSSSSSPTLSGPFNFAPMITTRLTPDNYLFWKAQVYPVLRSHLLTGFIDGTFPCPPETIANPAVASDAKAPPMINNPEFTAWHQQDAAILSAIISTSTESVQGIILFASTSHEAWSTLASSYASQSTARAMQIRGALNKVKKLDSSVTTYFNKVKSMSDTLTSIGEPLRPAELTGYLMNGLDEDYDALVQIVSARALTDPMPVRDIYAQMLNTEQRMEGRKAEISADVNMSAHYTARSGGGGKTPYQPSYRPDPRQQGKQSFKPSYTPSPSPNGRPSDRAPHGGGSGYQGGGGGTRPTCQICSKVGHVASCCFKRFQRNFLGAGNDGRYMDKQIAAFSATTHGSTPSYPVDPSWYADTGATDHLTNELDKLHMKEQYQGKDHVHTANGAGYGQGARLELLDDCMDAGHNDSQRQDGNQCQNNDQQIDRSQENNRGHALLHPHAVQAAADDFFTPVRAGSLSASSTGPATLFHSEATSGTAELELDSLNKPVQSSLLSSPEPAPAPTGVVTRLQRGIRNPKQRTDGTIAWQAIRLAHTADLTRTEPRDHREAMACPHWRDAMETEFSALQNNKTWHLVPPVPGVNIIDSKWVFKIKQKSDGSIESSTSAAIDRLIHQLRSSFAQLHYFLGIEVRIREGCILLSQQSTRYHSIVGGLQYLTMTRPDLSFAVNKGTLSDGLSLRRPNASPDLLTAFSDADWAAKELTRQTCISFSSDLTACFVIQKNHVNHLELPPSVLTWPAFVHQGI